The DNA sequence CTTATGACGCGAATGCCATCGCCGTTGCGACGCAAGCCGGCTACATGTTGGGTTATGTGCCGCGCTCGGAGAATCCCGTCCTGGCCAGTCTGCTCGATGCAGAGGAGCGTCTTTATGCCATCCTCGAATCACCGACAGTCGAGATGGAACGGCCGAAAATCACGATCGTCCTGAAACGCACCTTCTTCCAAGCGCAACCGAACGGGCAAGGCCAAGGCATCATCCTGCCTTTCCCCCCGCCAAAGAAAAAGAAATACGAATAAGAAAAAGAAAAGCGGAATGAAGAGGAACACCGAAAGAACAGGGTGTTCCTCTTTTTGCGCGGAAATGAACTTGACTATTTTCGCGGATAGTCGAAAATGGGAGGAGAGAGTCATTCTGACGTAAGGGAGAGCAAGCGTATGAATTTTGGGAAACTGTTGGGTACATTGATCGTAGCTTTCATCGGAGGCTGGGCAGGGATCCGTTTCCGCGTGCCGGCGGGGGGGATGATCGGTTCGCTGGTCGCAGTTGCGATCTACAATTATTTTTCGCAGATGGGCTACATGCCGGCCAATCTGAAGATCATCGGCCAAATCATCATCGGCGGGACCATTGGCATGAATTTCACGAAAAGCAGCTTGGCCGAAATGAAACAGGTGTTTTTCCCTGCCGTCACTTCCGTGCTGATTTTGCTGACGGTCGGAGTGATAGCGGGCTACATCCTGCACAAAGTGGCAGGAATCGATCTGATCACTGCCTTGCTGGGGACCTCTCCGGGCGGATTGACGGACATGACCATCCTCGCGGCGGCTTTTGAGGCTGACACGATTGTTGTATCCTCCATCCATCTCGTCCGGCTATTCTCGGTCATCCTGTTGATGCCGATCTTTGTCCGGATCATCAGCACGTACATCAATAAATAAGCCAAAATGATCCGCCGCGAAGAATCGGACAAGCGCAACGCATTGGGAGCGCTGGTTGTCCGATAACCGCAAAGAATCGGACAAGCGCAACGCGTATGAAGCGCTGTTTGTCCGATAACCGCGAAGAATCGGACAACCGCATCGCGTTTGGAATATTGCTTGTCCGATAACCGCGAAGAATCGGACAACCGCAATGCATTTGGAGCACTGTTTGTCCGATAACGGCAAAAAATCGGACAACTGCACCAAAAAAGCGACCATCACTTGCAGATGGCCGCTTTTATTTTACAAATACAGTTATTCGTATTGCTTCAGGAAGAACAGTCCCAGCGTACCAAGTCCGGTATGCGAGCTGATCGTGGAACCGATCGTGTTCACATAGATTCGGCGCGGATGGAAATTATGTTCGATGTATTGGCGCATCTCCTCGATTGCTTCGGGGTCGTCGCTGT is a window from the uncultured Trichococcus sp. genome containing:
- a CDS encoding AbrB family transcriptional regulator, with product MNFGKLLGTLIVAFIGGWAGIRFRVPAGGMIGSLVAVAIYNYFSQMGYMPANLKIIGQIIIGGTIGMNFTKSSLAEMKQVFFPAVTSVLILLTVGVIAGYILHKVAGIDLITALLGTSPGGLTDMTILAAAFEADTIVVSSIHLVRLFSVILLMPIFVRIISTYINK